A single Larimichthys crocea isolate SSNF chromosome VIII, L_crocea_2.0, whole genome shotgun sequence DNA region contains:
- the LOC104920753 gene encoding tripartite motif-containing protein 16: MAQKGIQLHRETISCSICLDLLKDPVTIPCGHSYCMNCIKSFWDDEDEKNIHSCPQCRQTFKPRPVLVKSTVLANLVEELKKTELQSAPADHYYAESEDVSCDVCTGRKFKAIKSCLVCLVSYCEKHLQPHFESPAFEKHKLVDPSKKIRENICSHHNEEVTMFCHYDKQCICNLCSMDEHKGHDTVSVAAERTERQKKLEVSRQEIQQRIQDREKDVKLLQRELEAINRSADEAVDDNERIFTKLISVIQKRSSDLKQHLRSQQKTEVSRVKELQQKLEQEITELKKKDAELKQFSQTVVHNEFIQKQPLLSQLSTSTDSFIIKSRPLRYFDDVTVAVSKVKDKLMDILMSETWTNISLTELDILLPPLDPKTRDDFLKYSREITLDPNTAHTKVLVAKGDRKIISEPCSYSHHPDRFTSDRQVLSRESLTGRCYWEVEWNGEGVKIAVAYKNISRNHFFGGNQESWALHCYKSSYKFVSNDVATPVSGPWTNKIGVYLDHTEGILSFYSISNTMTLLHRVLIRFTQPLYAGLCLYYWYRETAEFCELK, from the coding sequence ATGGCGCAGAAAGGAATTCAGCTGCACCGGGAAACAATTTCTTGTtcgatctgtctggatctactgaaggatccagtgactattccctgtggacacagctactgcatgaactgtattaAAAGCTTCTGGGATGACGAGGATGAGAAGAatatccacagctgccctcagtgcAGACAGACCTTTAAACCAAGGCCTGTACTGGTGAAAAGCACTGTGTTAGCAAatttagtggaggaactgaagaagactgaacTCCAAtctgctcctgctgatcactACTATGCCGAATCTGAAGATGTGTCCTGTGATGTTTGTACTGGGAGAAAATTTAAAGCCATCAAGTCCTGTCTGGTTTGCCTGGTctcttactgtgagaaacaccttCAGCCTCACTTTGAATCCCCTGCCTTtgaaaaacacaagctggtggacCCCTCCAAGAAGATCCgggagaacatctgctctcaTCATAATGAGGAGGTGACGATGTTCTGCCATTATGATAAGCAGTGTATCTGTAACCTCTGCTCtatggatgaacataaaggccacgacacagtctcagTTGCAGCAGAAAGGACGGAGAGGCAGAAAAAGCTTGAAGTGAGTCGACAAGAAATCCAGCAGAGAAttcaggacagagagaaagatgtgaagctGCTTCAACGGGAGTTGGAGGCTATCAATCGCTCTGCTGATGAAGCAGTGGATGACAATGAGAGGATCTTCACAAAGTTGATCTCTGTCATACAGAAAAGAAGCTCTGATTTAAAGCAGCATCTCAGATCCCAGCAgaaaactgaagtgagtcgagtcaaagaaCTTCAacagaagctggagcaggagatcactgagctgaagaagaaagaTGCTGAGCTGAAGCAATTCTCACAAACAGTGGTTCACAACGAATTTATACAAAAACAACCCTTACTGTCACAACTTAGTACATCTACGGACTCATTCATCATCAAAAGTCGTCCTTTGAGGTACTTTGATGATGTGACAGTGGCTGTGTCAAAAGTCAAAGATAAACTAATGGACATTCTGATGAGTGAGACGtggacaaacatctcactgactgAGTTGGACATTTTACTGCCACCACTCGATCCCAAGACCAGAGACgatttcttaaaatattcacgtgaaatcacactggatccaaacacagcacacacaaaggTGTTAGTAGCTAAGGGGGACAGAAAAATCATTAGTGAACCTTGCTCTTATTCCCATCACCCAGATAGATTCACCTCAGATAGGcaggtcctgagtagagagagtctgactggacgttgttactgggaggtggagtggaatGGAGAAGGAGTTAAAATAGCTGTCGCATACAAGAACATCAGCAGAAATCACTTCTTTGGAGGAAATCAAGAATCTTGGGCACTACATTGTTACAAATCGAGTTACAAATTTGTGTCCAACGATGTTGCAACTCCTGTCTCAGGCCCTTGGACCAACAAAATAGGAGTGTACCTTGATCACACTGaaggtattctgtccttctacagtaTCTCTAAcaccatgactctcctccacagagtcctgATCAgattcactcagcctctctatgctgggCTTTGTCTTTACTACTGGTATCGAGAAACTGCAGAGTTCTGTGAACTCAAATAG